The Corallococcus soli genome has a window encoding:
- a CDS encoding haloalkane dehalogenase, translating into MHKLLGGLVAGALIACHSPTLLPPRSTPMSTVQHLQVLDSFIAYRESGAGSPIVFLHGNPTSSHVWRNVIPRLADRGRCLAPDLIGMGHSGKPDIPYRFADHARYLDAWFAALDLRDVVLVGYDWGGVLALDWARRHPDRVRGVVVFETFLRPMHWSDWPPQGERLFRALRTPGTGEELVLEKNEFLARSLANGVLRGLSSSDRDVYDAPFPDPASRRPVLQWPREIPIDGEPADVAAVIKAYDAWLARSAKPALLLTFGDTGLSAPKIIEWARSTLPALEIIPLARAGHHAPEDAPEEIAQAVRGWLDRHAL; encoded by the coding sequence ATGCACAAGTTGCTCGGCGGGCTCGTCGCGGGTGCGCTCATCGCGTGCCACTCCCCCACCCTCCTTCCTCCTCGGAGCACTCCCATGTCCACGGTGCAGCACCTCCAGGTCCTCGACTCGTTCATCGCGTACCGTGAATCCGGAGCCGGCTCGCCCATCGTGTTCCTGCACGGCAACCCCACGTCCTCGCACGTCTGGCGCAACGTGATTCCACGGCTCGCCGACCGCGGCCGGTGCCTCGCGCCCGACCTCATCGGCATGGGGCACTCGGGCAAGCCCGACATCCCCTATCGCTTCGCGGATCACGCGCGGTACCTGGATGCGTGGTTCGCGGCGCTCGACCTGCGTGACGTCGTGCTCGTGGGCTACGACTGGGGAGGTGTCCTCGCCCTGGACTGGGCGCGGCGGCACCCGGACCGCGTGCGCGGCGTGGTCGTGTTCGAGACGTTCCTCCGGCCGATGCACTGGAGCGACTGGCCTCCACAGGGCGAGCGGCTGTTCCGCGCGCTGCGCACACCGGGGACTGGCGAGGAGCTGGTGCTCGAGAAGAACGAGTTCCTGGCGCGGTCGCTCGCGAACGGCGTCCTGCGCGGCCTGTCGTCGAGCGACCGTGACGTCTATGACGCCCCCTTCCCCGACCCGGCCTCGCGCCGGCCGGTGCTGCAGTGGCCTCGGGAGATTCCCATCGACGGCGAGCCCGCCGACGTCGCCGCGGTGATCAAAGCCTATGACGCGTGGCTCGCGCGCTCCGCGAAGCCGGCGCTCCTGCTGACGTTCGGTGACACCGGGCTCAGCGCACCCAAGATCATCGAGTGGGCACGGAGCACGCTCCCGGCGCTCGAAATCATCCCACTGGCCCGGGCGGGGCACCATGCGCCTGAAGACGCTCCGGAGGAGATCGCGCAGGCCGTTCGTGGCTGGCTTGATCGCCACGCGCTGTGA
- a CDS encoding ArsR/SmtB family transcription factor, with protein MILSQKEQYQEQLSGIFQALADPTRRAVLARLGRGPASISDLAAPFDMALPSFMKHIHLLEGSGLIRTHKEGRVRTCALEKKPFATVEGWLSSQRALWEGRTDRLEQFVTTAHDKEEPR; from the coding sequence ATGATACTTAGCCAAAAGGAACAGTATCAGGAGCAGCTGAGCGGCATCTTCCAGGCGCTCGCGGATCCCACCCGTCGCGCCGTCCTGGCGCGGCTGGGCCGGGGCCCCGCGAGCATCAGCGATCTGGCGGCGCCCTTCGACATGGCACTGCCCTCCTTCATGAAGCACATCCACCTGCTGGAAGGCAGTGGATTGATCCGGACGCACAAGGAAGGCCGCGTCCGGACGTGTGCCCTTGAAAAGAAGCCCTTCGCCACCGTCGAAGGGTGGCTGTCCTCGCAACGGGCGCTCTGGGAGGGCCGTACCGACAGGCTTGAGCAGTTCGTCACCACCGCCCACGACAAGGAAGAACCCAGATGA
- a CDS encoding VIT domain-containing protein, producing MSWLRTSSLLLLLGFLAAGCKRDSDAPSSRPAAPTAPPAPFVQAGLVAPVTAAGLPDTGEVDLAALRDSVADPQVLSEQQLMALSDPQGRSSDQQERAAPPAPSRSAPMVAPAPRNQVVREALPASRGGTPVADSEEAPGLGEEQALPRDVPSQVPRPDPRDLMSDRSERPQAAPAESEADGYAEGAAGGVVGGVVGGVVGGVLGGQLAGSSGAPPPPAPAAGPPVLEQRRREIIQIIKGGGGPGGGGSDSDDVAPAPAKKVASKPDAPKPLLPRVESAPRAAKVLVMSDDGRYQPLKARAIRVVTYIQGSRARTVVDHLFENDTGRNLEGTFYYPLPGGATVAGFALYSGAVTVDTPSLFQSSDLLPPLGDDSTESAQLTASAPPAPQGAKRSWGVIQEARVVEQKRAREVYEDVVRRNVDPALLEWSGASTFSARVFPLPPKSLKRVVIAYEQTLLFDGQRLRYTWPLPVGAGPQLRVTARVHVDSRQAPEITVQPDAGARARKVGGWQVYDFPKLAGDGALAVALKPRHEDADVLVGGDAAGLPGHAFHARVRLPARLTSGEEGAPTGRAVLVVDTSLSSEDGNAWAIQAATLRALLEKDPTLKEYAVLLFDVRPRWLHGPGFRANDAKHRQESFAELERVFLEGASHVDGALEELDRAGREWLKPAASGERVTAFLLSDGNITWGQSRVDALLSRHPCVESLRWVTYRFGEAAVNTELFDALARSSGGRGVNVLSAAEVESAAKAHRAASVVLSRVSVVGADVKDLVVAGRPRLVFPGQELQVAGRLPGKGAPELEVVTQAGNGPERTLRIPLPLDEDSAFAPRAWAELFVSRLVSLDDERLDRMVVALSQHYRLANARASMLVLESEGDYSRYAVRDEQVDLGNLEALRRREEDQRRDKLLGIALDDVPETGLAVVARLAEQKAALKPLLQRQPLRDAPYAGGDARLQAELDYRKARRENRDDVMIYETVARRRAFSGDTWGAVRALSSPVELRSQDAEALRLVGYGLLALGQYPAAAELFEHVRLSRPFEAQAFLEEALALDAAGRYSEAARNYEIVLARRWKRHGGEVRTVAGFHYARMLAGLERQSPLKGAASALRTRRAELPGPDGVATFANAQPIDYQLTTHWNSDSTDIDLWVIEPNGEKCFYRQKDTRLGGKLYWDITDGLGPELYHARKAAPGPYHVVVHYYGNNSARYTVPTALLLVSDRGVFTADDMAQRRFQVRILPKNDARLLLRREELVAMGKDGVSAQSAH from the coding sequence ATGTCATGGCTCCGCACCTCCTCCCTCCTGCTGTTGTTGGGGTTCCTCGCCGCGGGCTGCAAGCGGGACTCGGACGCTCCTTCGTCCCGGCCCGCCGCGCCCACGGCGCCTCCCGCGCCCTTCGTCCAGGCGGGGCTGGTGGCGCCAGTCACCGCCGCGGGATTGCCGGACACGGGCGAGGTGGACCTCGCGGCGCTGCGCGACTCCGTGGCGGATCCACAAGTGCTCTCCGAACAGCAATTGATGGCGCTCTCGGATCCCCAGGGGCGCTCCTCGGATCAACAGGAGCGGGCGGCCCCCCCCGCGCCCAGCAGGAGCGCACCCATGGTGGCTCCCGCACCGAGGAACCAGGTGGTGCGGGAGGCCCTCCCCGCGTCCAGGGGGGGCACACCCGTGGCGGACTCCGAAGAGGCTCCCGGCCTGGGGGAAGAGCAGGCCTTGCCCCGGGACGTCCCCTCGCAGGTGCCGCGTCCGGATCCGCGCGACCTCATGAGCGACCGGAGCGAGCGTCCCCAGGCGGCACCCGCTGAGTCCGAGGCGGACGGGTACGCGGAGGGTGCCGCCGGAGGCGTCGTCGGAGGCGTCGTCGGGGGCGTGGTGGGTGGCGTCCTCGGCGGTCAGCTCGCGGGCTCGTCCGGCGCGCCCCCGCCCCCTGCTCCTGCCGCCGGGCCCCCCGTGCTGGAGCAACGTCGGCGTGAGATCATCCAGATCATCAAGGGGGGCGGTGGCCCTGGAGGCGGGGGCTCCGACTCCGACGACGTGGCCCCTGCGCCCGCGAAGAAGGTGGCTTCCAAGCCGGACGCCCCCAAGCCGTTGCTCCCGCGCGTGGAGTCCGCCCCGCGCGCCGCCAAGGTGCTGGTGATGAGCGACGACGGCCGCTACCAGCCCCTCAAGGCCCGCGCCATCCGCGTCGTCACGTACATCCAGGGCTCCCGCGCGCGGACGGTGGTGGACCACCTCTTCGAGAACGACACGGGCCGCAACCTGGAGGGCACGTTCTACTACCCGCTGCCCGGTGGCGCGACGGTGGCGGGCTTCGCGCTGTACTCGGGGGCGGTGACGGTGGACACGCCGTCGCTCTTCCAGTCGTCGGACCTGCTGCCGCCGCTGGGCGACGACTCGACGGAGTCCGCGCAGCTCACCGCCTCCGCGCCGCCAGCGCCCCAGGGGGCGAAGCGCTCCTGGGGCGTCATCCAGGAGGCCCGCGTCGTGGAACAGAAGCGCGCCCGGGAAGTCTATGAGGACGTCGTGCGCCGCAACGTGGACCCCGCGCTGCTCGAATGGTCGGGCGCCTCCACCTTCAGCGCGCGCGTCTTCCCGCTGCCCCCGAAGTCCCTCAAGCGCGTCGTCATCGCGTATGAGCAGACGCTCCTCTTCGACGGACAGCGCCTGCGCTACACATGGCCGCTGCCCGTGGGAGCGGGCCCACAGCTGCGCGTCACCGCGCGCGTCCACGTGGACTCCCGGCAGGCGCCGGAGATCACGGTGCAGCCGGACGCTGGCGCCAGGGCCCGCAAGGTCGGCGGCTGGCAGGTCTATGACTTCCCGAAGCTCGCGGGTGACGGGGCGCTGGCGGTGGCCCTGAAGCCGCGCCACGAGGACGCGGACGTGCTGGTGGGCGGGGACGCCGCGGGGCTGCCCGGCCACGCCTTCCACGCGCGGGTGCGACTGCCGGCCCGGCTCACCTCCGGCGAGGAGGGCGCCCCCACGGGCCGCGCGGTGCTGGTGGTGGACACCTCGCTGTCCTCCGAGGACGGCAACGCCTGGGCCATCCAGGCGGCCACGCTGCGCGCGCTCCTGGAGAAGGACCCGACGTTGAAGGAGTACGCGGTGCTCCTCTTCGACGTGCGCCCCCGCTGGCTGCACGGGCCGGGCTTCCGCGCGAACGACGCGAAGCACCGGCAGGAGAGCTTCGCGGAGCTGGAGCGCGTCTTCCTGGAGGGCGCCTCACACGTGGACGGCGCGCTGGAGGAGCTGGACCGGGCCGGGCGCGAGTGGCTCAAGCCCGCGGCGTCCGGCGAGCGGGTGACGGCCTTCCTGCTCTCCGACGGCAACATCACCTGGGGACAAAGCCGCGTGGACGCGCTCCTGTCCCGGCACCCGTGCGTGGAGTCGCTGCGCTGGGTGACGTACCGCTTCGGCGAGGCCGCGGTGAACACGGAGCTGTTCGACGCGCTGGCGCGCTCCAGCGGCGGGCGCGGGGTGAACGTCCTGTCGGCGGCGGAGGTGGAGTCCGCGGCGAAGGCGCACCGGGCGGCGTCGGTGGTGCTGTCGCGCGTGTCCGTGGTCGGCGCGGACGTGAAGGACCTGGTGGTGGCGGGCAGGCCGCGCCTCGTCTTCCCGGGGCAGGAGCTGCAGGTGGCGGGGCGGCTGCCGGGCAAGGGCGCTCCGGAGCTGGAGGTGGTGACCCAGGCCGGCAACGGGCCGGAGCGGACGCTGCGCATCCCCCTCCCGCTCGACGAGGACAGCGCCTTCGCGCCCCGGGCGTGGGCGGAGCTGTTCGTGTCGCGGCTGGTGTCGCTGGACGACGAACGGCTGGACCGGATGGTGGTGGCGCTCAGCCAGCACTACCGGCTGGCCAACGCGCGCGCGTCCATGCTCGTGCTGGAGTCCGAAGGCGACTACTCACGCTACGCCGTCCGCGACGAGCAGGTGGACCTGGGCAACCTGGAGGCGCTGCGCCGCCGGGAAGAGGACCAGCGCCGGGACAAGCTGCTGGGCATCGCGCTGGACGACGTGCCCGAAACGGGGCTCGCGGTGGTGGCGCGGCTGGCGGAGCAGAAGGCGGCGCTGAAGCCGCTGCTTCAGCGTCAGCCGCTGCGGGACGCGCCGTACGCGGGCGGTGACGCGCGGCTCCAGGCGGAGCTGGACTACCGCAAGGCGCGGCGGGAGAACCGGGACGACGTGATGATCTACGAGACGGTGGCCCGCAGGCGCGCCTTCTCGGGGGACACGTGGGGCGCGGTGCGGGCGCTGTCCTCGCCGGTGGAGCTGCGCTCGCAGGACGCGGAGGCGCTGCGCCTGGTGGGGTACGGCCTGCTGGCGCTGGGGCAGTACCCGGCGGCGGCGGAGCTCTTCGAGCACGTGCGGCTCAGCCGTCCCTTCGAGGCGCAGGCCTTCCTGGAGGAGGCGCTCGCGCTGGATGCGGCCGGACGCTATTCGGAGGCGGCCCGGAACTACGAAATCGTGCTGGCGCGCCGCTGGAAGCGGCACGGCGGCGAGGTCCGCACGGTGGCGGGCTTCCACTACGCGCGGATGCTGGCGGGCCTGGAGCGGCAGTCCCCGCTCAAGGGAGCGGCCTCCGCGCTGCGGACGCGCCGCGCCGAGCTGCCCGGGCCGGACGGGGTGGCGACGTTCGCGAACGCCCAGCCCATCGACTACCAGCTCACCACGCACTGGAACTCGGACAGCACGGACATCGACCTGTGGGTCATCGAGCCGAACGGGGAGAAGTGCTTCTACCGGCAGAAGGACACGAGGCTGGGCGGGAAGCTGTACTGGGACATCACCGACGGCCTGGGGCCGGAGCTGTACCACGCCCGCAAGGCGGCGCCGGGGCCGTACCACGTGGTGGTGCACTACTACGGCAACAACTCCGCCCGGTACACGGTGCCCACGGCGTTGCTGCTCGTGAGCGACCGGGGCGTCTTCACGGCGGACGACATGGCCCAGCGGCGCTTCCAGGTGCGCATCCTCCCCAAGAACGATGCGCGTCTGTTGCTGCGGCGCGAGGAGCTGGTGGCCATGGGCAAGGATGGCGTGTCGGCGCAGTCCGCGCACTGA
- a CDS encoding RtcB family protein, translated as MQPKLNRLLRALAREGLDVTYDGRVYTVRLLADPHAPAAEVLLPPDLPVEGKAFQQLAALAALHHPNGGRVKQVRATPDFHPGDSGVAIGSVVHTEGMVVPGAVGTDINCGMRLHVADIPVDAFLARRDAFVERMKGHCFFGTRDVAQGSRALEALLRDGLPGWLLETQEQPLGMSARADLGQLDRESARVYLGGALEGDPSWAPTGLRREGVVRDPGLATIGGGNHFVEVQRVEAVVDRARAWDWGVREGQLAFMVHSGSRDMGKHVGRTWQERVRAAWPAGAPFPKSGIFPLVDPDQVREYLKAEATAANYAFLNRLLLAELVRQTLRELFGDVEAPLVYDVPHNITLPWEGGWLARKGACPAEAEQPVIIPGSMGAESYLMRGLGNAGALSSASHGAGRARSRFSMSRGGAEHREEALGLTGVDCIAMRAERRIEEAPAAYKPIGSVVGSQVAADIVREVARLRPLMTFKA; from the coding sequence ATGCAGCCGAAATTGAACCGGCTCCTGCGGGCGCTTGCCCGCGAGGGGCTCGACGTCACGTACGACGGTCGTGTCTACACCGTTCGACTCCTGGCGGATCCCCACGCCCCCGCCGCCGAGGTGCTCCTCCCACCCGACCTGCCCGTGGAGGGCAAGGCCTTCCAGCAGCTCGCCGCGCTCGCGGCGCTCCACCATCCGAACGGCGGGCGCGTGAAGCAGGTGCGCGCCACGCCCGACTTCCATCCCGGTGACTCCGGGGTGGCCATCGGGTCGGTGGTGCACACCGAGGGCATGGTGGTGCCCGGCGCCGTGGGCACGGACATCAACTGCGGCATGCGCCTGCATGTCGCGGACATCCCCGTGGACGCGTTCCTCGCCCGCCGCGACGCCTTCGTCGAGCGGATGAAGGGGCACTGCTTCTTCGGCACGCGGGACGTGGCCCAGGGCTCGCGCGCGCTGGAGGCCCTGCTGCGCGACGGCCTGCCGGGCTGGCTCCTGGAGACGCAGGAGCAGCCGCTGGGCATGTCGGCCCGGGCGGACCTGGGCCAGTTGGACCGCGAGTCCGCGCGCGTCTACCTGGGGGGAGCGCTCGAAGGAGACCCGTCGTGGGCGCCCACCGGGCTGCGACGGGAGGGCGTGGTGCGCGACCCGGGGCTCGCCACCATCGGCGGGGGCAACCACTTCGTGGAGGTGCAGCGGGTGGAGGCGGTGGTGGACCGCGCGCGGGCCTGGGACTGGGGCGTGCGCGAGGGACAGCTCGCGTTCATGGTGCACTCCGGCTCGCGCGACATGGGCAAGCACGTGGGACGGACGTGGCAGGAGCGGGTCCGGGCTGCGTGGCCCGCGGGCGCCCCTTTTCCGAAGAGCGGAATCTTCCCGCTCGTGGATCCGGACCAGGTGCGCGAGTACCTGAAGGCGGAGGCGACGGCGGCCAACTACGCCTTCCTCAACCGGCTGCTGCTCGCGGAGCTGGTGCGGCAGACGCTGCGCGAGCTGTTCGGGGACGTGGAGGCGCCGCTCGTCTACGACGTGCCGCACAACATCACCCTGCCCTGGGAGGGGGGATGGCTGGCGCGCAAGGGGGCGTGCCCGGCGGAGGCCGAACAGCCGGTCATCATCCCCGGCTCCATGGGGGCCGAGTCCTACCTGATGCGGGGGCTGGGCAACGCGGGGGCCCTGTCCTCGGCCTCGCACGGGGCGGGACGGGCACGCTCGCGCTTCTCCATGTCGCGGGGTGGCGCGGAGCACCGTGAGGAGGCGCTGGGCCTCACCGGGGTGGACTGCATCGCCATGCGGGCCGAGCGCCGCATCGAGGAAGCACCCGCGGCCTACAAGCCCATCGGCTCGGTGGTGGGCTCGCAGGTGGCGGCGGACATCGTGCGGGAGGTGGCGCGGCTGCGCCCCCTGATGACCTTCAAGGCCTGA
- a CDS encoding bifunctional metallophosphatase/5'-nucleotidase, translated as MRFPVSSRTLRTLSLVGACSLFAACDSDEPPVPPPPPPPLDTSPRTLTLLQTSDLHTNIFPWDYFTGKPDAKRGLARVATLIKQERAKNPDCTLLFDTGDTIQGSPLGTYYAIVDNAPKHPMATAMNELGYTAMALGNHEFNYGQDVLNKFKSEANFPLLGANVRKSADGSEAFTPYVMTTVCDVKVGILGLVTPGVATWERKDNITGLRFDDPVETAKAYVPKMKQAGADVVVVAIHSGPDKQPVGSASSPESWLADYADATKWTDRGNLPGENAAVQIAQQVADVDVLLTGHTHQPIPKMLLKNQDGREVLLTQPNRWGSHLAHVQLNVTWKDERWGVEAHDSQLHAVDETVVEDATVKQLTQAYHDTTVTYVNQKIGSTTAAFTGGFAGRYVDSALGDLLNIVQEEAAEEAGFPVDLSATALFSNDVALPAGDVTLRDAYSVYIYDNTLYVMEINGSILRRALEMNTLYFKQLDAANLPAKPADAKATTPVVADYNWDLYSRIDYGYDLTKPAGSRLTHLRFQGVDVRDDQVFRIAVNNYRGGGGGGYSMFKEGRLLWSSADGVRDYVARYMQANQNLSPEAVNTCNFTLLPDLYTPYYGATLGPAKCAP; from the coding sequence ATGCGTTTTCCTGTTTCCTCGCGCACGCTGCGCACCCTGTCCCTGGTGGGCGCCTGCTCGCTGTTCGCCGCCTGTGACTCCGACGAACCGCCCGTCCCTCCGCCGCCCCCGCCGCCGCTGGACACCTCGCCGCGCACGCTGACGCTGCTGCAGACGAGCGACCTGCACACCAACATCTTCCCGTGGGACTACTTCACCGGGAAGCCGGACGCGAAGCGCGGCCTCGCCAGGGTGGCCACGCTCATCAAGCAGGAGCGCGCGAAGAACCCGGACTGCACGCTGCTCTTCGACACCGGCGACACCATCCAGGGCTCGCCGCTCGGCACCTACTACGCCATCGTGGACAACGCGCCCAAGCACCCCATGGCCACCGCCATGAACGAGCTGGGCTATACCGCCATGGCCCTGGGCAATCACGAGTTCAACTACGGCCAGGACGTCCTCAACAAGTTCAAGAGCGAGGCGAACTTCCCCCTGCTCGGCGCGAACGTGCGCAAGAGCGCGGACGGCTCCGAGGCCTTCACCCCGTACGTGATGACCACGGTGTGCGACGTGAAGGTCGGCATCCTGGGCCTCGTGACGCCGGGCGTGGCGACGTGGGAGCGCAAGGACAACATCACCGGGCTGCGCTTCGATGACCCGGTGGAGACCGCGAAGGCCTACGTGCCGAAGATGAAGCAGGCCGGCGCGGACGTGGTGGTGGTGGCCATCCACAGCGGCCCGGACAAGCAGCCGGTGGGCAGCGCGAGCAGCCCCGAGTCGTGGCTCGCGGACTACGCGGATGCCACGAAGTGGACCGACCGGGGCAACCTCCCCGGTGAGAACGCGGCGGTGCAGATCGCCCAGCAGGTGGCGGACGTGGACGTGCTCCTCACCGGCCACACCCACCAGCCCATCCCGAAGATGCTGCTGAAGAACCAGGATGGCCGCGAGGTCCTCCTCACGCAGCCCAACCGCTGGGGCAGCCACCTGGCCCACGTGCAGCTCAACGTCACCTGGAAGGACGAGCGCTGGGGCGTGGAAGCCCATGACTCGCAGCTCCACGCGGTGGACGAAACGGTGGTGGAGGACGCCACCGTCAAGCAGCTCACCCAGGCCTACCACGACACCACGGTGACCTATGTGAACCAGAAGATTGGCAGCACCACGGCGGCCTTCACGGGGGGCTTCGCGGGACGCTACGTGGACAGCGCCCTGGGGGACCTGCTCAACATCGTGCAGGAGGAGGCCGCGGAGGAGGCCGGCTTCCCCGTGGACCTGTCCGCGACCGCCCTGTTCTCCAATGACGTCGCGCTGCCGGCGGGGGACGTCACCCTGCGCGACGCCTACAGCGTCTACATCTACGACAACACGCTGTACGTGATGGAGATCAACGGCTCCATCCTCCGGCGCGCGCTGGAGATGAACACGCTGTACTTCAAGCAGCTGGACGCGGCCAACCTGCCCGCGAAGCCCGCGGACGCGAAGGCCACCACGCCCGTCGTCGCGGACTACAACTGGGACCTCTACTCGCGCATCGACTACGGCTACGACCTGACAAAGCCCGCGGGCTCCCGGCTCACGCACCTGCGCTTCCAGGGCGTGGACGTCCGGGATGACCAGGTCTTCCGCATCGCCGTCAACAACTACCGCGGCGGTGGCGGCGGCGGGTACAGCATGTTCAAGGAAGGCCGCCTGCTGTGGTCCTCCGCGGACGGGGTGCGTGACTACGTCGCGCGCTACATGCAGGCGAACCAGAACCTGTCGCCGGAGGCGGTGAACACCTGCAACTTCACGCTCCTGCCGGACCTCTACACGCCGTACTACGGGGCCACGTTGGGCCCCGCGAAGTGCGCGCCGTGA
- a CDS encoding SRPBCC family protein — MSVSPNPELDLTISRIIKAPRAVVWKAWTTPASFEQWWVPAPARCKVVEMDLRPGGAFATRFSEDGGDFVPHLTACFLAVDPLERIVFTNALTGGWRPAEAPFLLMTASITLREHPQGTEYLAHVMHTNPADRNKHQELGFFDGWGTVTEQLATLAERGV; from the coding sequence ATGAGCGTTTCGCCCAATCCAGAGCTCGACCTGACGATTTCACGGATCATCAAGGCCCCCCGCGCGGTGGTCTGGAAGGCCTGGACGACCCCCGCGAGCTTCGAGCAATGGTGGGTGCCCGCCCCCGCCCGCTGCAAGGTCGTGGAGATGGACCTCCGCCCCGGCGGCGCCTTCGCCACCCGGTTCAGCGAGGACGGCGGTGACTTCGTCCCGCACCTGACGGCGTGCTTCCTCGCGGTCGACCCGCTGGAGCGGATCGTCTTCACCAACGCCCTGACGGGGGGATGGCGGCCCGCCGAAGCCCCCTTCCTCCTCATGACCGCCAGCATCACGCTGCGGGAGCATCCGCAGGGGACGGAGTACCTCGCGCACGTGATGCACACGAACCCCGCCGACAGGAACAAGCACCAGGAGCTGGGCTTCTTCGACGGGTGGGGCACCGTCACGGAGCAGCTCGCCACCCTCGCCGAGCGCGGGGTGTAA
- a CDS encoding LysR family transcriptional regulator, which produces MSNPITSLDLNLLAMLHAVLTEGSVARAASRLHVTPSAVSNGLARLRSVLGDPLVTRKGRGIVPTPRALALAPAIARGLRELELAIHEAPFEPTGCTRAFTLAVADAGQLTWVPRIVALMAEEMPRARLSVVGIDSLVSLGDLASPRIDLHIGLAGRGTGLHLQPLLEERTVLVARGGHPALGARVSARVLGTLRHVGVEMVPGKAFRDLVGAAYARAGIRREVAVTVPSFTAAAAVVNATDFVATLPGSLVAAQGTRLGVCAVNAPFPAHTVKLALCWHERTHADPAAQYLRGLVRRAVLGAAAS; this is translated from the coding sequence GTGAGCAATCCCATCACCTCCCTGGACCTCAACCTCCTCGCGATGCTCCACGCCGTGCTCACCGAGGGCAGCGTGGCGCGCGCGGCGAGCAGGCTCCACGTCACGCCGTCCGCGGTCAGCAACGGCCTGGCCCGCCTCCGTTCGGTGCTTGGGGATCCGCTCGTGACGCGCAAGGGGCGCGGCATCGTCCCCACGCCTCGCGCGCTCGCGCTCGCGCCCGCCATCGCTCGTGGCCTGCGTGAGCTGGAGCTCGCGATCCACGAAGCCCCGTTCGAGCCGACAGGCTGCACGCGCGCCTTCACGCTCGCCGTCGCGGATGCGGGACAGCTCACCTGGGTGCCGCGCATCGTCGCGCTGATGGCCGAGGAGATGCCCAGGGCGCGCCTCTCGGTGGTGGGCATCGACTCGCTGGTCTCGCTCGGCGACCTCGCGTCGCCCCGGATCGACCTGCACATCGGTCTGGCCGGACGGGGCACGGGGCTGCACCTCCAGCCGCTGTTGGAGGAGCGCACCGTGCTCGTGGCCCGGGGAGGCCATCCCGCGCTGGGGGCACGCGTGTCCGCGCGGGTGCTTGGTACGCTCCGGCATGTCGGCGTGGAGATGGTGCCGGGCAAGGCCTTTCGTGATCTCGTCGGCGCTGCGTACGCGCGCGCGGGCATCCGTCGCGAGGTCGCGGTGACGGTGCCTTCGTTCACGGCCGCCGCGGCGGTCGTGAACGCGACGGATTTCGTCGCGACGCTGCCAGGATCACTCGTCGCCGCCCAGGGCACACGCCTGGGGGTGTGCGCCGTCAACGCACCGTTTCCGGCACACACCGTCAAGCTCGCGCTGTGCTGGCATGAGCGCACCCACGCTGACCCTGCGGCCCAATACCTGCGCGGGCTTGTCCGGCGCGCGGTCCTGGGGGCGGCAGCGAGCTGA